A single Thermoleophilia bacterium DNA region contains:
- the lysA gene encoding diaminopimelate decarboxylase, translating to MTHTLIYPHTTTHNAAGHLEIGGCDVVELADSFGTPLFIYDEQSLRDQCRAYHKAFGALTDRYEIVYASKAFSCRAMCELVAQENLSLDVATGGELAAAVAAGFPMHRVYFHGNNKSMAEIEAGLDSDIGHFVIDSFEEIERLETAAAARGRARDVLVRVTPGVRPNTHDFVQTGQQDSKFGLGLADGRADEAVRRIHDCAHLRLIGVHAHIGSQIFELDSYRREVEVLFVAIDNWRRDFGFACQVVNIGGGLGIRYTSADMPSSIAEFAEVSVNALHDGAVRHGMEVPKLLVEPGRSIVGKAAVTAYTVGTVKVIPGVRTYVAVDGGMSDNLRPMLYGSRYEAMIANKAEVAATDVVTIAGKHCESGDVLVRDVHIAPPAPGDILVTPSTGAYGYAMANNYNAQPRPAVIMVRDGEARVIIERETWEDLLRLQRPLT from the coding sequence ATGACGCACACACTCATCTACCCCCATACGACGACGCACAACGCCGCCGGCCACCTGGAGATCGGCGGCTGCGATGTGGTCGAGCTGGCCGACTCCTTCGGAACACCGCTCTTCATCTACGACGAGCAGTCGTTGCGCGATCAGTGTCGCGCCTACCACAAGGCGTTCGGTGCGCTCACCGATCGCTACGAGATCGTCTACGCCAGCAAAGCGTTCAGCTGCCGCGCAATGTGCGAGCTCGTCGCGCAAGAGAACCTCTCGCTCGATGTCGCGACCGGCGGCGAGCTTGCGGCGGCCGTCGCCGCGGGCTTTCCCATGCACCGGGTCTACTTCCATGGCAACAACAAGTCGATGGCCGAGATCGAAGCCGGCCTAGACTCAGACATCGGCCACTTCGTGATCGATTCGTTTGAAGAGATCGAGCGCCTGGAGACGGCCGCCGCGGCACGCGGGCGTGCGCGGGATGTCCTGGTGCGTGTCACGCCCGGGGTTCGCCCCAACACGCACGATTTCGTCCAGACCGGTCAGCAGGACAGCAAGTTCGGGCTTGGGCTCGCCGACGGGCGGGCGGACGAGGCGGTGCGCCGTATTCACGACTGCGCACACCTGAGGCTCATCGGTGTGCATGCGCACATCGGCTCGCAGATCTTCGAGCTCGACTCGTATCGTCGAGAGGTCGAGGTCCTCTTCGTGGCCATCGACAACTGGCGGCGCGATTTCGGTTTCGCCTGCCAGGTCGTCAACATCGGTGGCGGTCTCGGCATCCGCTACACCAGCGCCGACATGCCGAGCTCGATCGCGGAGTTCGCCGAGGTCAGCGTGAATGCTCTGCACGACGGCGCCGTGCGCCACGGCATGGAAGTGCCCAAGCTGCTCGTGGAGCCCGGTCGCAGCATCGTCGGTAAGGCTGCGGTGACTGCGTATACCGTGGGCACCGTGAAGGTGATTCCCGGGGTGCGTACCTACGTGGCCGTCGACGGCGGCATGAGCGACAATCTACGGCCAATGCTGTACGGCTCGCGCTACGAGGCGATGATCGCCAACAAGGCCGAGGTGGCCGCGACCGACGTCGTCACGATCGCCGGCAAGCACTGCGAATCGGGCGATGTGCTTGTCCGTGACGTCCACATCGCGCCGCCGGCGCCTGGCGACATTCTCGTGACGCCGAGCACCGGGGCCTACGGGTACGCGATGGCGAACAACTACAATGCTCAGCCGCGTCCGGCGGTGATCATGGTGCGGGACGGCGAGGCGCGGGTCATCATCGAGCGCGAGACGTGGGAAGACTTGCTCCGCCTGCAACGTCCGCTCACGTAG
- a CDS encoding DUF1638 domain-containing protein — MNKPPKIISCEVLRDEIESVNPGLTIDFVPGALHDYPDKLRAALQERIDATPGDCDILLCCGRCSNGTVGLCARGHHLVLPAVDDCIALLLGSRSHYLAEHRRCPGTYYYTRGWIDFIDDPYKDYLKIIPKYGEEKAARIARMILANYTRVAVIDTGVVPMEQFRDYVSTVAAFYDLPIAYLEGSLRYIEKLVSGPRDHEFLVVPPGGVLDESLFWHLDDQAVGSG, encoded by the coding sequence ATGAACAAGCCGCCCAAGATCATCAGCTGCGAAGTGCTGCGCGACGAGATAGAGTCCGTGAACCCCGGGCTTACGATCGACTTCGTACCCGGCGCCCTGCACGACTACCCGGACAAACTGCGCGCCGCGCTCCAAGAGAGAATCGATGCGACTCCCGGCGACTGCGACATCCTGCTGTGCTGTGGTCGCTGCAGCAACGGCACCGTCGGCCTCTGCGCCCGCGGCCACCACCTTGTACTCCCGGCGGTCGACGACTGCATCGCGTTGCTCCTCGGCTCTCGCAGCCACTACCTGGCCGAGCACCGCCGCTGTCCGGGAACGTACTATTACACGCGCGGATGGATCGACTTCATCGACGACCCCTACAAGGACTATCTGAAGATCATCCCCAAGTACGGCGAGGAGAAGGCCGCGCGCATTGCCCGCATGATCCTCGCCAACTACACACGCGTAGCGGTCATCGACACCGGCGTCGTACCTATGGAGCAGTTCCGCGACTACGTCTCCACAGTCGCCGCCTTCTACGATCTCCCGATCGCCTACCTCGAGGGCTCACTCCGCTACATCGAGAAGCTCGTCAGCGGCCCTCGCGACCACGAATTCCTCGTCGTGCCTCCCGGCGGGGTTCTCGACGAGTCCCTGTTCTGGCACCTCGACGATCAGGCGGTCGGATCAGGCTGA
- the cobO gene encoding cob(I)yrinic acid a,c-diamide adenosyltransferase produces MILGGLFMGWPPSKSAVSEVYSGPRHGRRQTRFTMTATREGFIQVYTGDGKGKTTAALGLVLRALGQGLKPAFLQFMKADPNWGEVVMLRRLGVPVVQCGLDHWVFKGEATEEDLAAARAGLEQARALVQSGEYDLVVLDELVTATFFELLSLDAVLAFLAMRPAAVELVMTGRGAPEELIAAADLVTEMRPVKHYYDAGVLARPGIEY; encoded by the coding sequence ATGATCTTGGGCGGCTTGTTCATGGGGTGGCCTCCATCGAAGAGCGCCGTGAGCGAAGTATACTCGGGACCTCGACACGGCAGACGGCAGACGAGGTTCACCATGACGGCGACGCGCGAAGGCTTCATTCAGGTCTACACCGGCGACGGCAAGGGCAAGACGACCGCCGCCCTGGGCCTGGTTCTGCGCGCGCTCGGGCAGGGCCTCAAGCCCGCGTTCCTGCAGTTCATGAAGGCCGACCCGAATTGGGGCGAAGTCGTCATGCTGCGCCGTCTCGGTGTGCCCGTGGTGCAGTGCGGACTGGACCATTGGGTGTTCAAGGGCGAGGCCACGGAAGAGGACCTCGCCGCCGCACGCGCCGGTCTGGAGCAGGCGCGCGCGCTCGTGCAGAGCGGTGAGTACGACCTCGTTGTCCTTGACGAGTTGGTGACGGCGACGTTCTTCGAGCTGCTTTCGTTGGATGCCGTGCTGGCCTTTCTGGCGATGCGCCCGGCCGCGGTCGAGTTGGTGATGACGGGCCGCGGCGCTCCCGAGGAACTGATCGCGGCGGCCGACCTCGTCACCGAGATGCGACCGGTGAAGCATTACTACGATGCCGGTGTGCTGGCTCGACCCGGCATCGAATACTGA